The following are encoded together in the Humulus lupulus chromosome 5, drHumLupu1.1, whole genome shotgun sequence genome:
- the LOC133777859 gene encoding transcription factor bHLH71-like → MALEALPNSNELFNFVIYDTISATPCSCQGSSATTTNWLCNENNDSCATNSTKPHHHNLHNNDHQVGALESSLLVSRKLQMGAEEGGEDDKSGLGGGARCDDDYDDNNNEEEEQGQGQGQGQGQGHGRMMMRRQPSLGVVVRKKRKRKPRVCKNKEEAETQRMTHIAVERNRRKQMNEHLAVLRSLMPDSYVQRGDQASIVGGAIEFVKELEHLLQSLEAQKLQVLQGMNNNRELVDDDDHNKESCNIDVGSSKFVVQPPFAQFFLYPQYTWSQISNKYTSKTKAAIADIEVTLIETHASLRIFTRRSPRQLSRLIAGFQSLHLTVLHLNVTTLNPLVLYSVSVKVEEACLLSSVDDIAAAVHHMLRIIEEEAAMPMCC, encoded by the exons atggctTTGGAAGCTTTACCTAACTCAAATGAGCTTTTCAACTTCGTTATTTATGATACTATCTCGGCAACCCCATGTAGCTGTCAAGGTTCTTCAGCGACAACTACTAATTGGTTGTGTAACGAGAATAACGATAGCTGTGCTACAAATTCAACCAAACCTCATCATCATAATCTTCATAATAATGATCACCAAGTTGGAGCTTTAGAAAGTAGTTTGTTGGTGAGCCGAAAGCTCCAAATGGGAGCGGAAGAAGGTGGTGAGGATGATAAATCAGGCTTAGGCGGCGGCGCAAGGTGTGATGACgattatgatgataataataatgaagaaGAGGAGCAGGGACAGGGACAGGGGCAGGGACAGGGACAGGGGCATGGTCGGATGATGATGAGGCGGCAGCCTAGTTTGGGAGTAGTAGTgaggaagaagagaaagagaaagcCAAGGGTTTGCAAGAACAAGGAAGAGGCTGAGACTCAAAGGATGACTCACATTGCCGTCGAGAGAAATCGAAGGAAACAAATGAATGAACATCTTGCTGTCTTGCGTTCTCTAATGCCTGATTCTTATGTCCAAAGg GGTGATCAGGCCTCAATAGTGGGTGGTGCCATAGAATTTGTAAAAGAACTTGAGCATCTGTTACAGTCACTTGAAGCTCAGAAGCTCCAAGTTCTACAAGGAATGAACAATAATAGAGAGCTAGTGGATGATGATGATCATAATAAAGAGAGTTGTAACATTGATGTGGGTAGCTCCAAATTTGTAGTCCAACCTCCTtttgcacaattttttttatatccaCAGTATACTTGGTCTCAGATCTCCAACAAGTACACTTCAAAGACTAAGGCAGCCATAGCTGATATTGAGGTCACCTTGATCGAAACTCATGCAAGCCTTCGCATTTTTACTCGGCGGAGCCCTAGACAGCTCTCTAGGCTCATCGCCGGATTCCAATCTCTTCATCTCACTGTTCTCCACCTCAATGTCACCACTCTCAATCCCTTGGTACTCTACTCTGTTAGTGTCaag GTTGAAGAAGCGTGTCTACTAAGTTCAGTAGATGACATAGCAGCAGCAGTTCACCACATGCTTAGAATAATTGAGGAGGAAGCTGCAATGCCTATGTGTTGTTGA